In Providencia hangzhouensis, the DNA window CATCCGCATTTACTGAAGTTGATGAAAGTAAACTCGAAGGTAATAAAGAACTACCCCCTGCTTACTACGCCTTATTTCCGCTCGTTCCACTTATTCTAATTATCGTTTTAGGACTCTGTTTTCGAGAAATCAAAGTGGGGCTTGTTGAAATCACACTCTTCTCTTTTATTCTTGCATTTGCCACTGAACTTATCCGTAAAGGCAATCCAAAAGAACAAATGGTTCAAGCTGGGCTCTTTTTTAAAGGCATGGGTGAAGGCTTTTCTCAAGTTGTTGTTCTGATTGTTGCCGCAGGTACGCTTGTTGCTGGCCTTAATGCTATTGGCATCATCGATATGATTTCGGGCGTGGTCAAAAACGTGAATAATGCAGGCGTTGGATTAATGTTTATTTTCTCCGGCTTAACAGCATTAATCACCTTTATTAGCGGTAGTGGTAATGCGGTATTTTATTCTTTCATTGAATTAATTCCATCTATAGCGAATCAAGCCCATGTTGATCCAATTATGGTTGCTCTTCCAATGCAATTTACGTCTAACTTAGTTCGAGCAATCTCCCCAGTCTCAGCTGTCGTCATTATTGTCGCATCGGTTATCAAAGTGAGTCCTGTTGAAGTAGTGAAAAGAACCTCTGTACCTTTAGCGGTAGGCACGATAGCAACGTTAATTTATGCATATTTTCTGTATGCGTAGAATGGGTTATTAAAAGGAAAATAAAAATGACTACAATAGATAATGCCTCATTAGTTACGTGGCGACGTCAATTCCACCGTTACCCAGAAACGGGTTGGGGAGAGTTTTATACCACGGCGACCTTAATTAAAATACTTGAAGAAATGGGGCACCACGTATTAACAGGGGAGCAGATCATCAACCCTGATTTTATTCGTGGGCGCAATCCATCCATTGTTGAAAAAGCCAAGCACGCAGCCAAAGAACGTGGAGTCGATGATGCGCTACTCGAAAGGATCGGCGACTACACAGGATGTGCAGCAATCTTTGATACCG includes these proteins:
- the dcuC gene encoding C4-dicarboxylate transporter DcuC — translated: MTVIFISVIVLILAGYAIAKNYEAKIVLFTAGIALMLSAAMLGMPILDIKQSTGNIWLDPLKQIQLGFIKQFGGAGIIIMVLFGFSSYMSRIGANDAAVHLVAKPISKIRSPYILVPIVFWLGNLLSLVIPSAASLAVILMATLYPILRAAKMSSMTAAGIIATTATIMPTPLGGDNVVAARLLGFEHVVDYVTLHHAVVSLPVLLLMGFAHYFWQKYMDKRQGASAFTEVDESKLEGNKELPPAYYALFPLVPLILIIVLGLCFREIKVGLVEITLFSFILAFATELIRKGNPKEQMVQAGLFFKGMGEGFSQVVVLIVAAGTLVAGLNAIGIIDMISGVVKNVNNAGVGLMFIFSGLTALITFISGSGNAVFYSFIELIPSIANQAHVDPIMVALPMQFTSNLVRAISPVSAVVIIVASVIKVSPVEVVKRTSVPLAVGTIATLIYAYFLYA